The DNA window TGATCGGCGCTTCAAGCGACGTCATGTGTGGGAACGGTGAGACTAGCTACTGGACGGGCACGCCCGGCCAAGGCTCCTACACCTGTGGTAAGGTTCGGTTCGAGGTGACCAACGTCATCAACGCCGACCCGAACCAGCAGAAGCTGGCGAATGAGGAGAACGCCCAGAAGCTGGCTGAGGCCGCGAACGCTGCGCGCAAGCGCGCCGCCCTGGCGGCGTACGGCACACAAGCAGACTACTGGCTTGGGGTCCAGGACTCGATCCAGAAGTGTCACGATGCCGGCGTCAACTGCACGGTCGTCGTTGGCAACGGTGTGAGCGTCAACCCCGCGGCCAAGTAGTTCGCTACACGGTCGCAACCAGGGTCGTCCTCCGTTCGGATTCATCCGAGCGGGGGCGACCCCTCTTTTTATTTCACGGTATTTGACATTTATATAATTTATTGCTATAATAATATATAGGGAAACTTCTAGCAAAGGAGTAGGGAATGACCGTCGTCAAAATCGTCGTCAAGAGGTGCTGGCTAGACTGGGCGTGGGTAATCGCCACGTTCATCGGCTGGGAACTCAGTGTGCGCTACGCTGAACAGCTGCTTGGTGGCAGCAGTGTGGCCGGCTTCATCGCAGATGCCATACTGTACACCACCTGCGTGGTGCGTGGCGTGATCGCACTCGATCGCACCATGTTTGCGATCGTCTACGAACCACGCCAGCTGACCGTCACGGTGACGGGCAGTAAGCTTGCCACCAAGGGCAGTAGGGTGAGCTACGAGTACCACTTTGATGGTGGCGTCGTACGAGCACCAGCGATTTCGACCGATCGTGCCTACCCGGGTGACACCGTGTCATTCTGGTACCGGCCGATCGACTTGATCGAGGGCCTCAAGGTCACCATTTACGCCCGCGCCTGGGGACATGCAGTCACCAGTGGTTAATACCAGGCTCTTTCGCCGCTCCAATCCCGCACATGTGGGCGAGGAGCGGCGCTTCATTTTGCGCTATACTAGCTATATGAAACTTTATTCGTGGAATGTTAATGGTATTAGGGCCGTGCTGAGCAAAGGCTTGCTGCAGCAATTCATCGCCGAACATGACCCCGACATACTATGCCTACAAGAAACCAAAGCCGAGCGCGGGCAGTTTGAGATTGATTTTCCCCAGTACCACGAGCATTTTTTCAGCGCCGTCAAGAAAGGCTACTCTGGCACAGCAATTTTCTCCAAGGCAAAACCGCTCAGATATATCGATGGCTTCCCAGATGAAATTATCAAAAAATTTGGTGTGACCGGCGATAGCTACGGCGACCCAAATGCCGAAGGGCGCGTGATAGCCGCTGAGTTTGCCGACTACTGGGTGGTAACCTGCTATACACCAAACTCAAAAGGCGACTTGTCGCGGCTTAGCCTGCGCTATGACAAGTGGGACAGGGCAGTCCTGGCGTATTTGCAGCAGCTCGAAAACGGATCATTTCTCGCAAAACTTCAAGAAAGTGCTGGCTTAGATGAAGTGCAAGGCGCAGCCGAGAAACGGACTGAGCCGTATTTGACATACGGCTCAGGAGTATCGCAGACGGCAACGCAGCAATTCGCTAAGCCAGTACTGTATTGTGGTGATATGAACGTGGCGCACCAAGAAATCGACCTAGCAAACCCAAAACCAAATGTCGGCAAGCACGGGTTTACCAACGAGGAGCGCGAACGCTTTCAAGATTACTTGGACGCCGGTTTCGTCGATACCTTTCGTGCCGCCCATCCCGACAAAACCGAAGCCTACACCTGGTGGACACACTGGGCCAATGCCCGGGCACGCAATGTTGGCTGGCGGATTGATTATTGGCTGGCCAGCAAAACTATTGCGCCAAAGGTCAAAAACCCACAAATTCACGCCACCGTCATGGGTAGCGACCACTGCCCGGTGAGTATAGAGCTATGATATGATAAATTCATGACGAATACGAAGCTCGACACCTACGCCGCCGAAATGGCCGCGATGCAACACAAGATCGACCGACTTGAACGCATGATTGACTACCTGGCAAAAAAGGCTGGCGTTAGCCGCGCCGTACTAGAATCCCTCTAAGCCCCACGGCGTACATCATCACTCAATTAGACATGCTTTGTTAAGTGTGATATAATATGTTGTAATGACTACGCAAAAATTCGCAGCTTTTGATATTGACGGAACGCTCTTTCGGAGCGGTCTTTACCGTGAAGTCAGTTACGAACTGACCAAAATGGGCAAAGTCCCCAAGGAAATATCTGAAGCACTTACAGTCAAACACCGCGAATATCGTGACCGCCTGCACGGCAATGCATTTGAAGAGTTCGAGCGCGTACTCGTTAGTGAATTTGATGCCCTCACAACACACATAAAAGTAGCTGACTACGACGAAGCTGTGGCGAGGGTGCTGAGCAAAAAAGCTGAAAACGTGTACGTTTACACCCGCGACCTCATACGCAAGCTCAAAGACGAAGGCTATTTTCTTATCGCGATTAGCGGCTCCCAGATCGAGCTTGTCGAGCCATTTGCCATTAAATACGGCTTTGACGCATGGGTGGGGCAGCAGTGGGAACGCGGTGATGAATTTTTTACCGGCGCCATTGTCAAAACTCACACCGGCAAGGATACAATCCTCAAGCGGATGATGAAAGAGCATAATCTGACGCTAACAGACAGCATCGCTGTCGGCGATAGCAATGGCGATGTCGGCATGCTCGGAATGGTTGATCGCCCTATTGCATTTAACCCAACATTCGAACTCTATGACACGGCAATTGAACGGGGGTGGGATATCGTAATCGAGCGCAAAAACATCATCTATACTCTTGCTAAACAACATGGCAAATACGTGTTGGCCAGCGCTCAACCACATTAACATCTGTCAAGAGTTCATAAAAGTACTCACTCATTACATATGACATCAGCCAACTATTGACTTTATTTATAATTTGTACTATAATACTATTTAGGACATGGAGCAACCGTTCCGTGCGCACCAAGTGGAAGAGAGTATGGTAATGCGTCGTCGTATCGCAATGATCCCTGTCGTTTTCGTCGCTACCCTTGGCAGCCTGGCCGCCTGCGCCACCGGGAGTGGTACGCCCAGCTCGCCTGTCACCGCCAACCCGGATTACGTCAGCTGGCGCACATTCGATGTCAACGGCACGCCACTTTTGTGCGCGTACTACGACCGCGGCATCAGCTGCGACTGGGTCGACTATCACCTCAGGAACGGTGATCTGGCGCGGCCCAGCTCGACCGCCAAGCCGTAATCCTTCACCCCGACCCCGCGCCTCCCACACCCGGGAGGCGCGGGGTCGCTTCATTTGGTGTTACAATAAACGCTAGAGCGCGCTCCCGCTAGAGTAATGAGCGCATAACCTAGGAGATTACAGTGACAAATCGTCGCACCAAAAGCACGCTGCTCTATTTGCGGCGCAACAATGAAATTTTACTAGCGATGAAAAAGCGCAGCCACGGCAAGGGGAAGTGGAACGGCGTCGGCGGCAAGCCTGAACCAGGCGAAGCCCTGCGTGACACTGCGATTCGCGAATGCTACGAAGAAATTGGTGTACGGGCGACTGCGCTCATAAAAGTCGCCGACCTGGCGTTCTACCAAGAACCGTTTGTCGATATGTATTCAAACATGGACGTCGAAGTGTACGAGTGCACCAAGTGGCAGGGCGAACCAACAGAAAGCGACGAAATGGCACCATGCTGGTTTACGACCAGTGATATACCTTACGACGACATGTGGCCTGACGATCAGTACTGGCTACCAGAAGTTTTGGCAGGTAACTACGTTGCGGCAGAATTCGTATTCGACAACCAGTACAAAATGATCAAACACCACCTTTCGGCATCGCCGCGCACCGAACCTCATTAATACGCAACTTGCTGACTCGGACTGGCCTGCCATGTAGTGGGTCGACGATTCCGTACTGTGCGCAGCACCCGGTGGCGGCTATACAGTGCTCGAAATGACACCGTATGCAGCCCAAGTGTCACCTTTGAACCAGCGTCGATCTTTTCTGCGTCGCCATCAGTATGTAGATAGGTTTCTTGGAGCGGTATTAGCTGTTTTACCTGACCCGGCTGCACAACTGTATGCTCTGGTGGCGGTAACCAGGGCTGCGACATGAGGCGCACGATATACGGAACAACTTCAAGCGGTGAGCGACTGTGTAGCTCTGTATAGAATGCCTTGTGGTCGGCAAGCTCGACAGGAGGGTGTAAATACTGAGCTACCACGCCGCTATTAGCAATCGTGGCATCAAGAAGCGAATACACCTCACCGTGGCATTCCACTGGAAAAGTTTGTACATTTTTTAGCGTCCAGGGTAGTGTACTAAGACCATATATGTCGCGCACCCACGAAACATCATAACCAGGCCGACCACGAAAACTAGGCGATGCTATGTAGTGAGCGGTCGTCGCCATCGCTCCTATACCACTGTAAAGCGCACTCAATCGCTCAATCCTCCGCCCCTCGTATTCATAGGTTGTGCGTAGCGGCACGATGTCGACCATCGGCGCTTCTTTAATAATTTTCGACGGCTGCGCTAACATATGACCACCGTGCAGCTGATTCGCCAGGTCATTACGATAGCCGCCCGGCAGGGGTAATAAGGTAGCATGATGAGCTGCTACCGTAGGGTCGGCCAGTGCTTCTACCGCAGTACGAGCCGTGCCGTCGCCGCCCGCCGTCACTACTACATCGCCGTAGCGCAGCGCGGCTTTTAACATTTGCGTCGTATCAGAAGGAGACGGGTAAGTTGCAAGTTCAATTACCCGGCTTCCAAAGTTCTCACGAATATCATCAATTTGCACCCCGACTGTTTCGCTGCGCGTGCTCACGGGGTTGGCAAGCACCACCACTCGTTCAAAAGAATTCTTACTTGTCACGTTAACCTAGTATACACCTGTATACTAGAGCTATGGATATGAGCTATTGGAAGCAGCAAGCACCAGATAAGCCGCTGTTTCCCGACATAGAGTGGAGCAAGCCCGAACAGCGCTCCCAGCGCGGCAAGCTTGGCATTATTGGCGGCAACAAGCTTGGTTTTGCAGGGGTGGCCGAAAGTTACGCAACTGCGCTGGCCACCGGAGCAGGTGAAGTCCGCGTACTCTTGCCTGATGTGCTACGCAAGGCTATTCCGGCTAGCATGACCGACGTCGTGTTTGCTGCCAGCAACCCAAGCGGCAGCCTGGCGCGTGAAGCACTCGTCGACATGCAAGCCCTGGCGCAGTGGAGTGGCGTACTACTACTGTGTGGCGACGCTGGGCACAACAGTGAAACCGCAATTGTATACGAAGACCTGCTGCGTACCTATAGCGGCCCGCTTGTGCTCACGCGCGATGCAATCGACCTGGTGAAAAACAGTAGCGAAGCCCTGGTCAACAGGCCAAACACGCTACTAGTAGTGTCGTTTGCACAGCTGCAAAAGCTGTTTCAGAGCGTCTACTATCCCAAAATCCTCACTTTTAGCATGCAGCTACTGCAGCTGGTCGAGGCTGTCCATAAATTTACGATTACGTACCCTATTACCATCGCCGTTTTGCACCGCGACACACTGGTCGTTGCCCACGCAGGGCAAGTGACGAGCACCAAATGGGACAGCCCTATGGCCATCTGGCGCGGCACTACCGCCGCCCGCGCTGCTACTTATTGGCTCTGGACGCCCAGGCAACTACTAGAAGCGGTAAGCACCAGTCTCATTGCGTTAATATGCCATAAAATATAATTGTTTTTTATACTATCTCGTTTACTTGTATGTCTTTTATGGTAGACTAGTGGATGGATTGTACCTTCAATTAATAGGAGTGACTGCCGTGGAGATTTATTGGCTTATTGGCCCTTGGCCGATCATCGGCTATGTGGTCGCGGTGCTAACATCGTTGTTCTTCACTATAGATGCCAGCAACCGCAAAGCTTTTTTCCAGATCTTCGGGATCACGTTCATTGTGTGCGCCGTCATTGGTAATATCGCAACAGCGCTATTTTCGTTCAACGGGCCTCAACCACGTACGGGCAGCGCCGCGGCTGCTGCTCAGAGCTTCGGTCTTGACAGTGGGCGCTCCTACCCACTAGTTATCGGTGGAATAACCGGTGGGTCATCTGGGACGGTCAGGGCGAATGCCGGGCTATTCTCGGCTCGGGCAAGCGCAGACTTGCAGCCAGCAACGGCTGTGACACTGAGCTTTACCAGCGGC is part of the Candidatus Saccharibacteria bacterium genome and encodes:
- a CDS encoding 8-oxo-dGTP diphosphatase, whose translation is MLLAMKKRSHGKGKWNGVGGKPEPGEALRDTAIRECYEEIGVRATALIKVADLAFYQEPFVDMYSNMDVEVYECTKWQGEPTESDEMAPCWFTTSDIPYDDMWPDDQYWLPEVLAGNYVAAEFVFDNQYKMIKHHLSASPRTEPH
- a CDS encoding exodeoxyribonuclease III codes for the protein MKLYSWNVNGIRAVLSKGLLQQFIAEHDPDILCLQETKAERGQFEIDFPQYHEHFFSAVKKGYSGTAIFSKAKPLRYIDGFPDEIIKKFGVTGDSYGDPNAEGRVIAAEFADYWVVTCYTPNSKGDLSRLSLRYDKWDRAVLAYLQQLENGSFLAKLQESAGLDEVQGAAEKRTEPYLTYGSGVSQTATQQFAKPVLYCGDMNVAHQEIDLANPKPNVGKHGFTNEERERFQDYLDAGFVDTFRAAHPDKTEAYTWWTHWANARARNVGWRIDYWLASKTIAPKVKNPQIHATVMGSDHCPVSIEL
- a CDS encoding HAD family phosphatase codes for the protein MTTQKFAAFDIDGTLFRSGLYREVSYELTKMGKVPKEISEALTVKHREYRDRLHGNAFEEFERVLVSEFDALTTHIKVADYDEAVARVLSKKAENVYVYTRDLIRKLKDEGYFLIAISGSQIELVEPFAIKYGFDAWVGQQWERGDEFFTGAIVKTHTGKDTILKRMMKEHNLTLTDSIAVGDSNGDVGMLGMVDRPIAFNPTFELYDTAIERGWDIVIERKNIIYTLAKQHGKYVLASAQPH